A DNA window from Armatimonadota bacterium contains the following coding sequences:
- a CDS encoding phosphomannomutase/phosphoglucomutase, producing MGYTLPGSVGQEGMAQLPSQIFREYDIRGVVGTDLTEEVARSIGRGFAAYLRQAGAPLRVLVGQDNRMSSPQVAAAVADGLAAGGCDVVDIGTVITPAFYYARVHLGIDGGVMVTASHNPPEYNGMKLAFGHATLYGEEIQQVRRLAEEGQAAEEESAAAGGLAQGRVGAEAVAGGRRGRVEAREVLSAYRRMLSEKIVLGPRRLRVAVDCGNGTASLVAPDVIEAWGCQVLRQHCDSDPTYPHHLPNPVAPENVRDLIDLVRRERCDLGIGFDGDGDRIGVIDDRGEIVWGDMLMALFWREILPRYPGAPVIVEVKCSQALVEEVTRLGGRPFFYRTGHSLIKAKMKELGAVFTGEMSGHMFFADEYYGYDDAVYAAGRLLRLLSHTTEPLSALLAKIPHYPVTPEVYVDAPDEVKFEVVRQVAEEFKARGYPVVDVDGARVIFPDGWGLVRASNTQPALVVRAEGGSEEGLRRIKRAVEEVLARYSHVGPLDW from the coding sequence ATGGGCTACACACTCCCCGGCTCAGTAGGTCAGGAGGGCATGGCGCAGCTTCCCTCGCAAATTTTCCGCGAGTACGACATCCGCGGAGTGGTCGGCACCGACCTGACGGAGGAGGTGGCGCGCAGCATCGGCCGCGGTTTTGCCGCCTACCTGCGGCAGGCGGGGGCCCCCCTGCGCGTCCTGGTGGGGCAGGACAACCGGATGAGCTCGCCGCAGGTCGCCGCCGCCGTGGCCGACGGCCTGGCCGCCGGAGGTTGCGACGTGGTGGATATCGGCACCGTAATCACGCCCGCCTTCTACTACGCCCGCGTGCACCTGGGGATCGACGGCGGGGTGATGGTCACCGCCAGCCACAACCCGCCCGAGTACAACGGGATGAAGCTGGCCTTCGGTCATGCCACCCTCTACGGGGAGGAGATCCAGCAGGTGCGCCGCCTGGCGGAGGAGGGCCAGGCTGCAGAGGAGGAGTCTGCAGCGGCCGGCGGACTGGCACAAGGTCGGGTGGGGGCGGAAGCTGTCGCCGGAGGGAGGCGGGGTCGGGTGGAGGCGCGGGAGGTCCTCTCCGCCTACCGGCGGATGCTGTCGGAGAAGATCGTCCTGGGGCCACGCCGCCTGCGCGTGGCCGTGGACTGCGGCAACGGCACGGCCAGCCTGGTGGCCCCCGACGTGATCGAAGCGTGGGGGTGCCAGGTTCTGCGGCAGCACTGCGACTCCGACCCCACCTACCCCCACCACCTGCCCAACCCCGTGGCCCCGGAGAACGTGCGCGACCTGATTGACCTGGTGCGCCGCGAGCGCTGCGACCTGGGGATCGGCTTCGACGGCGACGGGGACCGCATCGGCGTCATTGACGACCGGGGCGAGATCGTCTGGGGGGACATGCTCATGGCCCTCTTCTGGAGGGAGATCCTCCCCCGCTACCCCGGTGCTCCGGTGATCGTCGAGGTGAAGTGCTCCCAGGCCCTGGTGGAGGAGGTGACCCGCCTGGGGGGCCGGCCCTTCTTCTACCGCACCGGCCACTCCCTGATCAAGGCCAAGATGAAGGAACTGGGGGCGGTCTTCACCGGGGAGATGTCGGGGCACATGTTCTTTGCGGATGAGTACTATGGGTACGATGACGCGGTCTACGCGGCGGGACGGTTGCTCCGCCTCCTCTCGCATACCACGGAGCCGCTGTCGGCGCTCCTGGCCAAGATCCCGCACTATCCGGTCACGCCCGAGGTGTACGTGGACGCGCCGGACGAGGTGAAGTTCGAGGTGGTGCGGCAGGTGGCGGAGGAGTTCAAGGCGCGGGGATACCCGGTGGTGGACGTGGACGGTGCCCGGGTAATCTTCCCTGATGGCTGGGGCCTGGTGCGGGCCAGCAACACGCAACCCGCCC